TTTATAAAAACCATAAAAGCGATTTAAGCACAGCTGAAATTTCTAGTATTTATAACATAATAGCTACCCCTACTATTGTAATTTTAAACAAAAACAGCCAAACTTTGTTAAACTATCCTGGTTTTATTAGCGCCAAAAGACTAAGTGCTACAATGGAGTTTTTAAACCAAAAAGAAAATCAAAATTTAGACGAAGCAACCATAGCGCAAAAACTTATACATTTTTATAAAGAAAATAATATTTAAAGGTTAAAAATGCAGTATTTTTTTTCTTTTGCGATGAGTTTTTTACTAATGAGCATATACGCCATAGCTTGTGCTGTGGCGACCTTTATAGAAAATGATTTTGGTATTAGTGCGGCTAAAGCTTTGATTTATAATAATGCTTGGTTTGATATGCTGCATTTATTACTAGGTTTAAATTTAATCGGGGTGATATTTTATAACAAGCTTTTTCAAAAGAAAAAATACTCTATTTTGCTTTTACATTTATCTTTTATAGTGATTTTAATCGGTGCTGGACTTACTAGATATTTTGGCTTAGAAGGTGGAATGCATATAAGAGAAAATGAAAGCTCTAACACCATAGTCACTAGGGAAGAATTTTTAAAAATTACTGATTTTGATACTAATGCTAGTTTTAAATTTCCTATTAGTTTTACCCCGCTAACCCAAAAGCATTTTGAAAAAACTATTGACTTAAATGGCGAAAAATTAATCATAAGCTCTATCAAATATACTCCACAAAAAGACTCTATCACACCTGTTAGCTTAGAATTAAATATTAAGTATCAAAAAGCAAATACACAAATAATCTTAAATCCAAATTTTACAAACAAACAAGCAGTGCATTTTAACTTACAGGGAAAAAATTTTACCATCAATTGGGGACCAAGAGAAATCAAACTTCCTTTTACATTACACTTAAAAGATTTTATACTAGAGCGTTATTTAGGCTCTATGAGCCCATCTTCTTATACTTCAAAAATTCAAATCATAGATAAGCAAAATAATATTGAGTTAAATTATGATATTTTTATGAATAATGTTCTTGATTATGGTGGATATAGATTTTTTCAAAGCTCTTATGATCAAGATGAGCAAGGCACTATACTTTCAGTCAATAAAGATCCTGGTAAAATTCCTACTTATATAGGTTATACTTTATTGATTTTAGGATTTTTATGGGTTTTATTTGATAAAAAATCAAGATTTCATCGTTTAAGTGTTTATTTAAAAAAAGGTCAAAGTTTTGTATTGTTTATTTTGCTTTTTGCAAATTTACAAACCCCACTTTTTGCACAAGAAAATAAAAATGAAATTTTAAATTTAATCTCAAATTTGCAAAAAAATTCCTATGAACATTCTTTAAATTTTGCAAAACTACTTGTGCAAGATCATAATGGTAGAATCAAACCTTTAGATACTTTGGCAATGGAATTTGTTTATAAAATCACTCAAAAAGAAAAATTTTTAAATCTTCACTATGATCAAATTTTTCTTGCAATGATGATTTATCCTAAAGAATTTAGAAAAATCAAAATGATAGCTACAAAAACAAGTAAATTAAGAAAACTAATAGGTGTAGATACAAATGAAAAATACATAGCATTTGATGATGTGTTTGATAATGGGGTATATAAACTGAGTAATTATGTTGAAGAAGCTAACCGCAAAAAGCCCTCGATAAGAACTAGCTTTGATAAAGATTTACTAGCTTTAGATGAAAAAATAAATCATGCATATTATATTTATAGTGGTCAAGCTTTAACTATTTTTCCTGATATTAATGAACAAAGTTTAAAGTGGTATTCTCCGGTACAAATTTTACCCTTTGCAAAAGAAGATATAGAGCGTTTGCAAATGCTTTTAGTTAGCTATTTTTTACAAGTTCGCAATGGTATTGAAAACAATCAATGGCAAGATGCAAATGAAATTTTACAATCTTTAAAAGATTTTCAATATCACTATGGAAGCAATGTTTTACCACCAAAGGAAAGATTAGATCTTGAAATACTGCTTAATCATTATAATATTTTTGATAATCTAACTTTTGTTTATATTAGCTTTGCGTTAGTGTTTTTCTTTTTAAGTTTTTATACTATATTAAAAAATATTTCTTTATCTGCCTTTGTATATGATTTTTTTTACATTATTTTAAGTATGTGTGTAATCATACATGCGCTAGCTTTAATCATTCGTTGGTATGTAGGTGGGCATGCTCCTTGGAGTAATGCTTATGAAAGTATGATTTATATAGCTTTTGCTTGTGCGATAAGCGCTGTGATATTTTTTAAAAAATCACTTTTAGCTTTATGTAGTGCGAGCTT
This genomic stretch from Campylobacter lari subsp. concheus harbors:
- the ccsA gene encoding cytochrome c biogenesis protein; the encoded protein is MQYFFSFAMSFLLMSIYAIACAVATFIENDFGISAAKALIYNNAWFDMLHLLLGLNLIGVIFYNKLFQKKKYSILLLHLSFIVILIGAGLTRYFGLEGGMHIRENESSNTIVTREEFLKITDFDTNASFKFPISFTPLTQKHFEKTIDLNGEKLIISSIKYTPQKDSITPVSLELNIKYQKANTQIILNPNFTNKQAVHFNLQGKNFTINWGPREIKLPFTLHLKDFILERYLGSMSPSSYTSKIQIIDKQNNIELNYDIFMNNVLDYGGYRFFQSSYDQDEQGTILSVNKDPGKIPTYIGYTLLILGFLWVLFDKKSRFHRLSVYLKKGQSFVLFILLFANLQTPLFAQENKNEILNLISNLQKNSYEHSLNFAKLLVQDHNGRIKPLDTLAMEFVYKITQKEKFLNLHYDQIFLAMMIYPKEFRKIKMIATKTSKLRKLIGVDTNEKYIAFDDVFDNGVYKLSNYVEEANRKKPSIRTSFDKDLLALDEKINHAYYIYSGQALTIFPDINEQSLKWYSPVQILPFAKEDIERLQMLLVSYFLQVRNGIENNQWQDANEILQSLKDFQYHYGSNVLPPKERLDLEILLNHYNIFDNLTFVYISFALVFFFLSFYTILKNISLSAFVYDFFYIILSMCVIIHALALIIRWYVGGHAPWSNAYESMIYIAFACAISAVIFFKKSLLALCSASFLAGISLFVAHLGFMDPQIGNLIPVLKSYWLNIHVSIITASYGFLALCFIIGILSLILFTLRGKNKNIDLNITKLHCVNEMSMIIGLAMLTIGNFLGGVWANESWGRYWGWDPKETWALISIVVYTMVLHLRFIFKTYFIFVFASASVLAFYSILMTYFGVNFYLSGLHSYANGDAFPIPTFVYILIVLNFTLIISAGRKRDLNTPSF